One genomic segment of Deinococcus sp. HSC-46F16 includes these proteins:
- a CDS encoding VanW family protein, which produces MTRGYAIAVSAAALLGGALAVGLAAGDTGRLAPGLVVGSVPVGGLTPAEARARLTGQPLAVPQVTVQAGKKTWTVPATRLGWQADPAASVAAAVRASQDRDLWQKVRGMVGQAATQTLPLVTRVDEARARAALEALTRDLATTPKNAAIFFDKTTRRYALRPDQSGRRPNAAAAARSFAAEPSQTRLSLPVTEWPAEHTAAELRPHVERGNRLMRPLTVKLQGTDRTGVLTALQVADLYWVRVSGIEPDEKTIRAAFDRLTDAVDRPAQNARFRLEGGKLVKVKEEAGRVTDRQAALAAFRKAVLDPAQASVVFASKASRPSLKLAELPIPDQLELIASGTSTYHGSSAERRTNVAVAAANIHGYVVPKGGEFSFLSALGSITPDNGFVGGLIISGGRTVEGLGGGVCQVSTTAFRALYQAGLPVLERHQHSYRVGYYEPEVGFEAAVYDPGLDLRLKNDTGGPLFIKTVNDDAKSRLEVQVWGIKPERTVTVRPAVIHRYTPHPPAQYVVNPALGPGAVRQVDWAKDGYDLSITRTIKEKKGTRTDQTKTSYKPWRAVYEVGPR; this is translated from the coding sequence GTGACGAGGGGTTACGCCATCGCCGTTTCTGCCGCCGCCTTGCTGGGCGGCGCACTCGCTGTGGGCCTCGCCGCCGGGGACACCGGCCGCCTCGCGCCGGGGCTGGTCGTGGGCAGTGTGCCCGTCGGTGGCCTGACCCCCGCCGAGGCGCGCGCCCGGCTGACCGGGCAGCCGCTGGCCGTCCCGCAGGTGACCGTGCAGGCCGGGAAGAAGACCTGGACCGTTCCCGCCACCCGCCTGGGCTGGCAGGCGGACCCGGCGGCGAGCGTGGCGGCGGCGGTGCGGGCGTCCCAGGACCGCGACCTGTGGCAGAAGGTGCGCGGGATGGTCGGCCAGGCGGCCACCCAGACGCTTCCTCTGGTGACGCGGGTGGACGAGGCCAGGGCGCGGGCGGCCCTGGAAGCCCTGACCCGCGACCTCGCCACCACTCCGAAGAACGCGGCGATCTTCTTTGACAAAACCACCCGCCGCTACGCCCTGAGGCCCGACCAGTCGGGGCGCCGTCCCAACGCGGCGGCGGCGGCCCGCTCGTTTGCCGCCGAGCCCTCCCAGACGCGCCTCTCGCTGCCGGTCACCGAGTGGCCCGCCGAGCACACGGCCGCCGAATTGCGCCCCCACGTCGAGCGCGGCAACCGCCTGATGCGGCCGCTGACCGTGAAGTTGCAGGGGACCGACCGCACCGGGGTGCTGACGGCCCTCCAGGTCGCGGACCTCTACTGGGTGCGCGTCAGCGGCATCGAACCCGACGAGAAGACCATTCGCGCCGCCTTCGACCGCCTGACGGACGCGGTGGACCGCCCCGCGCAGAACGCCCGTTTCCGGCTGGAGGGCGGCAAGCTGGTGAAGGTGAAGGAGGAAGCGGGCCGCGTCACCGACCGGCAGGCCGCGCTCGCTGCCTTCCGAAAGGCTGTGCTCGACCCGGCTCAGGCGTCGGTGGTGTTCGCGTCCAAGGCCAGCCGCCCCAGCCTGAAGCTGGCCGAGCTGCCCATTCCCGATCAGCTCGAACTGATCGCCTCGGGGACCAGCACCTACCACGGCAGCAGCGCCGAGCGCCGGACCAATGTGGCGGTGGCCGCCGCGAACATCCACGGGTACGTGGTCCCGAAGGGGGGCGAGTTCAGCTTCCTGTCGGCGCTGGGCAGCATCACGCCGGACAACGGCTTTGTCGGCGGCCTGATCATCAGCGGGGGCCGCACGGTGGAGGGCCTGGGCGGGGGCGTGTGCCAGGTGTCCACGACCGCCTTCCGGGCGCTGTATCAGGCGGGCCTGCCCGTCTTGGAGCGGCACCAGCACTCCTACCGGGTGGGTTACTACGAGCCGGAGGTGGGCTTCGAGGCCGCCGTGTACGACCCCGGCCTCGACCTGCGGCTGAAAAACGACACGGGCGGTCCCCTCTTCATCAAGACGGTCAACGACGACGCCAAGAGCCGCCTGGAGGTGCAGGTGTGGGGCATCAAGCCGGAGCGCACGGTCACGGTCCGCCCCGCCGTCATCCACCGCTACACGCCGCACCCGCCCGCGCAGTACGTGGTCAACCCTGCCCTCGGCCCCGGTGCCGTGCGGCAGGTGGACTGGGCCAAGGACGGCTACGACCTCTCCATCACCCGGACCATCAAGGAGAAAAAGGGCACCCGCACCGACCAGACCAAGACGAGCTACAAGCCGTGGCGGGCGGTGTACGAGGTGGGGCCGAGGTAG
- a CDS encoding purine-nucleoside phosphorylase → MSQIHLRAEPGDVAEYVLLPGDPGRARRIAETYLEGARLYTEHRQLLGFTGTYRGVRVSVQTTGMGCPSAAIVAEELARLGAKTLIRVGTLGGATPRVQPADLVVATAAVPNDGTTRQMLGGSPYAPAASFEVVEAAVASARALGVPHHAGLIMTEDAFYASTPEHARLWASRGVLGFEMEASAVFLVAAQHGLRAGCLTACSNDIGDPQLVPDEVLAQGVDRMVRVALDAVVRLAGAEGR, encoded by the coding sequence ATGAGTCAGATTCACCTGCGGGCAGAGCCGGGCGACGTGGCGGAGTACGTGCTGCTCCCCGGCGATCCGGGCCGGGCACGGCGCATCGCCGAGACGTATCTGGAAGGCGCCCGCCTGTACACCGAGCACCGCCAACTGCTGGGCTTCACCGGCACCTACCGGGGCGTGCGCGTCAGCGTGCAGACGACCGGGATGGGCTGCCCCAGCGCGGCCATCGTCGCGGAGGAACTCGCGCGGCTGGGGGCCAAGACGCTGATCCGGGTCGGCACCCTGGGCGGCGCGACCCCGCGCGTGCAGCCCGCCGATCTGGTGGTCGCCACGGCGGCCGTGCCCAACGACGGCACCACCCGGCAGATGCTGGGCGGGTCGCCCTACGCCCCCGCCGCCAGCTTCGAGGTCGTGGAGGCGGCGGTCGCCTCGGCCCGTGCCCTGGGGGTGCCGCACCACGCGGGGCTGATCATGACGGAGGACGCCTTTTACGCCAGCACGCCCGAACACGCCCGGTTGTGGGCCTCGCGCGGGGTGCTGGGCTTCGAGATGGAGGCGAGCGCGGTCTTTCTGGTCGCGGCGCAGCATGGCCTGCGGGCGGGCTGCCTGACCGCGTGCAGCAACGACATCGGGGACCCGCAGCTCGTGCCCGACGAGGTGCTGGCGCAGGGGGTTGACCGGATGGTGCGGGTGGCGCTGGACGCGGTGGTGCGGCTGGCCGGGGCCGAAGGCCGCTGA
- a CDS encoding thioredoxin family protein — MSTPPRQIRLRLPPFLGRALGHLLTRSTAKAGQTVPPPPALGLTRRSLLYFKSEGCAPCDGIDLFIGRLAAASGLDLRVVDARRGEVPEQVYGGSLLLDREGSLRRAYGVRVFPTLLVTDPGGQVERVLVGADANEEQVRAGLGLA; from the coding sequence ATGTCCACTCCCCCCCGGCAGATTCGGCTGCGGCTTCCCCCGTTCCTGGGCCGCGCCCTCGGCCACCTGCTGACCCGCTCCACCGCGAAGGCCGGGCAGACGGTCCCGCCGCCGCCCGCGCTGGGGCTGACCCGGCGATCGCTGCTGTACTTCAAGAGCGAGGGGTGCGCCCCGTGCGACGGCATCGACCTCTTTATCGGTCGGCTGGCGGCGGCAAGCGGCCTCGACCTGCGGGTGGTGGACGCCCGGCGGGGCGAGGTGCCCGAACAGGTCTACGGCGGCTCGCTGCTGCTCGACCGGGAGGGATCGCTGCGCCGGGCCTACGGGGTGCGGGTCTTCCCCACCCTGCTGGTGACGGATCCCGGTGGGCAGGTCGAGCGCGTGCTGGTCGGGGCCGACGCGAACGAGGAGCAGGTTCGGGCGGGGCTGGGGCTGGCCTAA
- a CDS encoding pseudouridine synthase, with the protein MNGPAVRAPLLPPTEKPRVLVEHPDFYVIHKPALWLTHPVRARVDVPDVLGFMRAETGEPDLAPPHRLDRETSGTQLLSRDADAARRFFTLFKEHLVGKTYQTIVHGTPEWERTTLDAPLGDLGLGGANRIVIRQAVVPGGKPAMTDFRVMERRGGFTLLEAYPRSGRLHQIRAHLAHLGLPMVGDKIYGRDPQAFLDFMEQGQTPELTGRLLLPRQALHAARIAFPWGGTQFAAEAPLAPDLRAFWEGL; encoded by the coding sequence GTGAACGGCCCGGCGGTCCGCGCCCCCCTCCTCCCCCCCACCGAGAAGCCGCGCGTGTTGGTCGAGCACCCCGACTTCTACGTCATCCATAAGCCCGCGCTGTGGCTGACCCATCCGGTGCGGGCGCGGGTGGATGTGCCCGACGTGCTGGGCTTCATGCGGGCCGAGACGGGCGAGCCGGACCTCGCGCCCCCGCACCGCCTCGACCGCGAGACCAGCGGCACCCAACTGCTCTCGCGGGACGCGGACGCGGCGCGGCGCTTTTTCACCCTGTTCAAGGAACATCTGGTCGGCAAGACGTACCAGACCATCGTCCACGGCACGCCGGAGTGGGAGCGGACCACGCTCGATGCCCCGCTGGGGGACCTGGGGCTGGGGGGCGCCAACCGCATCGTGATCCGGCAGGCGGTCGTGCCCGGTGGCAAGCCCGCCATGACCGATTTCCGGGTGATGGAGCGCCGGGGCGGCTTTACGCTGCTGGAGGCATACCCGCGCTCCGGGCGGCTACACCAGATTCGTGCCCACCTCGCGCACCTCGGGCTGCCAATGGTGGGCGACAAGATCTATGGGCGCGACCCGCAGGCGTTCCTCGACTTCATGGAGCAGGGACAGACGCCCGAGCTGACCGGGCGGCTGCTGCTGCCTCGGCAGGCGCTGCACGCGGCCCGCATCGCCTTTCCTTGGGGCGGCACGCAGTTCGCGGCAGAGGCGCCACTCGCGCCGGACCTGCGAGCGTTCTGGGAAGGGCTGTAG
- a CDS encoding NAD(P)H-dependent oxidoreductase codes for MKFAVLSTSLDPQSRSRWMAGLAAEQLRAEGHEVTLLDLRETPLPPFDNDTCYAHPHAEVYHRAIREADGVFLAVPVYNWGLGSGAKALVELTGSTDPERGLHGAWFDQPVTFLVSGGLAHGYLSHGAFAFGLMTDFRCVVNPHFVYTTGADWAEDGVPGEWLVERLTRTVERAVDLSQRLRGRPYRSVWEV; via the coding sequence GTGAAGTTCGCGGTCCTCTCCACCAGCCTCGACCCCCAGAGCCGCAGCCGCTGGATGGCGGGGCTGGCGGCGGAGCAGCTCCGGGCGGAGGGGCACGAGGTGACCCTGCTCGACCTGCGCGAGACGCCGCTGCCCCCCTTCGACAACGACACCTGCTACGCCCACCCCCATGCCGAGGTCTACCACCGCGCCATTCGGGAGGCGGACGGTGTTTTCCTGGCCGTCCCCGTCTACAACTGGGGGCTGGGGTCGGGCGCCAAGGCATTGGTCGAACTGACGGGCAGCACCGACCCCGAGCGGGGGCTGCACGGGGCGTGGTTCGACCAACCCGTGACCTTTCTGGTGTCGGGCGGCCTCGCGCATGGATACCTCAGCCACGGGGCCTTCGCGTTCGGGCTGATGACCGATTTTCGCTGCGTGGTCAATCCGCACTTCGTGTACACGACTGGGGCCGACTGGGCAGAGGACGGCGTACCGGGCGAGTGGCTCGTGGAGCGGCTGACCCGCACGGTGGAGCGGGCGGTGGACCTGTCTCAGCGGCTGCGCGGGCGGCCCTACCGCTCGGTGTGGGAGGTCTGA
- a CDS encoding DHH family phosphoesterase — protein MRTWGVSPPLAQVLYGRGLTPARLDPALALTPNPALREAARRLIAAVRAKKRIRIHGDYDADGVTATAILVRGLRALGAEVHGFIPHRLNEGYGIHPDRVEEHAAACDLLVTVDCGVTNLEEVRALLALGVEVIVTDHHAPGEDYPATLVVHPHETADYDPEVHNLTGAGVAYHLLWAVQEALGLPAPTPLAALAALGTVADVAPLVGENRALVRRGLEELAHTVLPGLRAMLQAKKVERPSARDVAFLLAPLLNAAGRLGEADLALELLTTESEHQAQTLATYLESRNGERRVLQDRMYAEALALADPADPALVLTHPGWHAGVMGIVASKLVEAFYRPVYIVAQGKGSVRSTPGISAVEGLRRSRDLLRRFGGHPGAAGFSLDETNFAALRDRVHGYVRQFPRPVPAWRLDAPLPPLAATPELAQQAAALEPFGTGHTPPLWHVRSPLSGTRLVGGRGTSLQFQAGGLRGIKHGETRAADGEHDLATHLSQDEWRGRTRLEWQGQALRTPTRLGLDGGPGVAPVPRLDPREAMNHLRTGASAYADGPVAAYLAGQVPGLTLVRAGEGHPGGELILYALPDEASLRTWLTGGRVAFALGPKTLGELEGSLTARHLQPATDEARMAEAADAYRRWQWAHLYRVLDDEGWSAAVHHLLGLTGPSSAAAPAPAELAAADD, from the coding sequence ATGCGCACCTGGGGTGTGTCACCCCCCCTCGCGCAGGTGCTGTACGGGCGCGGCCTGACCCCGGCCCGGCTGGACCCGGCGCTGGCACTGACCCCTAACCCGGCCCTGCGCGAGGCCGCGCGGCGGCTGATCGCGGCGGTGCGGGCCAAGAAGCGCATTCGCATCCACGGCGATTACGACGCCGACGGCGTGACCGCCACCGCCATCCTGGTGCGCGGCCTGCGGGCGCTGGGAGCAGAGGTCCACGGCTTTATCCCGCACCGCCTCAACGAGGGCTACGGCATTCACCCGGACCGGGTGGAGGAACACGCTGCCGCCTGCGACCTGCTGGTCACGGTGGACTGCGGGGTCACCAATCTGGAGGAGGTGCGGGCGCTGCTCGCGCTGGGCGTGGAGGTCATCGTGACCGACCACCACGCGCCCGGCGAGGATTACCCCGCCACCTTGGTCGTCCACCCGCACGAGACGGCGGACTACGACCCGGAGGTTCACAACCTGACCGGGGCGGGCGTGGCCTACCACCTGCTGTGGGCGGTGCAGGAGGCACTGGGCCTCCCCGCGCCCACCCCCCTCGCGGCGCTGGCGGCCCTGGGGACGGTGGCGGACGTGGCCCCCCTCGTCGGGGAAAACCGGGCGCTGGTGCGGCGCGGCCTGGAGGAACTGGCGCACACGGTGCTGCCGGGGCTGCGGGCCATGCTTCAGGCCAAGAAGGTCGAGCGGCCCAGTGCCCGCGACGTGGCCTTTTTGCTCGCGCCGCTGCTGAACGCGGCGGGGCGGCTGGGGGAAGCGGACCTCGCGCTGGAATTGCTGACCACCGAGAGCGAGCACCAGGCGCAGACGCTGGCGACCTATCTGGAGTCGCGCAACGGCGAGCGCCGGGTGCTGCAAGACCGGATGTACGCCGAGGCCCTCGCGCTCGCCGACCCCGCCGACCCCGCGCTGGTGCTCACGCACCCCGGCTGGCACGCGGGCGTGATGGGCATCGTGGCGAGCAAACTGGTGGAAGCCTTTTACCGCCCGGTGTACATCGTCGCGCAGGGCAAGGGCTCGGTGCGGTCCACACCGGGGATCAGCGCGGTGGAGGGCCTGCGGCGCAGCCGGGACCTGCTGAGGCGCTTCGGGGGGCACCCCGGCGCGGCGGGGTTCTCGCTGGACGAGACGAACTTCGCGGCGCTGCGCGACCGGGTACACGGCTACGTGCGCCAGTTTCCCCGTCCGGTCCCCGCGTGGCGGCTGGACGCGCCGTTGCCCCCCCTGGCCGCGACCCCGGAACTCGCGCAGCAGGCGGCGGCCCTCGAACCCTTCGGGACCGGGCACACGCCGCCCTTGTGGCACGTGCGCTCGCCCCTGTCGGGCACGCGGCTGGTGGGTGGGCGCGGCACCAGCCTGCAATTCCAGGCGGGAGGCCTGCGCGGCATCAAGCACGGGGAGACGCGGGCGGCCGACGGCGAACACGACCTCGCCACGCACCTCTCGCAAGACGAGTGGCGCGGGCGCACCCGGCTGGAGTGGCAGGGACAGGCGCTGCGGACCCCCACACGGCTGGGGCTTGACGGCGGTCCCGGCGTTGCCCCAGTGCCCCGCCTGGACCCCCGCGAGGCGATGAACCACTTACGCACCGGGGCGAGTGCCTACGCGGACGGCCCGGTCGCGGCCTACCTCGCGGGTCAGGTGCCGGGGTTGACGCTGGTGCGGGCTGGCGAGGGGCATCCCGGCGGCGAGCTGATCCTTTACGCCCTTCCCGACGAGGCCAGCCTGCGGACGTGGCTGACCGGAGGCCGGGTCGCCTTCGCCCTTGGCCCCAAGACGCTGGGCGAGCTGGAGGGCAGCCTCACCGCCCGGCACCTCCAACCCGCCACGGACGAGGCGCGAATGGCCGAGGCCGCCGACGCCTACCGCCGCTGGCAGTGGGCACACCTCTACCGGGTGCTGGATGACGAAGGGTGGAGCGCCGCTGTACACCACCTGCTGGGCCTGACCGGGCCGTCGTCGGCGGCGGCCCCTGCTCCAGCGGAACTCGCCGCCGCCGACGACTGA
- a CDS encoding S-layer homology domain-containing protein yields the protein MRKSLTLASTLALALGAANAQTTTTQTQTTQTTQTPATTTATPAQVTTFTDVPAGHWAKDAVDLLVQRGLLQGYPDGTFRGNQNITRYEAALIFYRLLQTGALSNATLSQSDLATITAGMQEVATELAAISTRVTDLERLNAEQQARIAALEERINALGTAGTAGADTAALTARIDALETAIRNIPAGPQGPAGPAGPAGPAGAAANTAALEARIAALEARAATTTTTPPTTGGTTTIVTPPSTVIIGETPSGTTNGVTRGDLYAGVFVGASTAGQTPCYVPNAEGNPVNYCASFGGVVGTTSLIGPFGARVSADYKPGRNAISADVNATVGLNTGTNIQPYAGVGLGLTSSTARGNTNTNATDTYVNGIVGVDFQVTDSIAAFVEGNGRYYLSSNGTGSVQNNNAATDQRGFVPAVRAGLKFYF from the coding sequence ATGCGCAAGTCCCTGACCCTCGCTTCGACCCTGGCCCTGGCCCTGGGTGCCGCCAACGCCCAGACGACCACCACGCAGACCCAGACGACGCAGACCACCCAGACCCCGGCGACGACCACGGCCACCCCGGCCCAGGTCACGACCTTTACCGACGTGCCCGCCGGGCACTGGGCCAAGGACGCGGTGGACCTGCTCGTGCAGCGTGGGCTGCTTCAGGGCTACCCGGACGGGACCTTCCGCGGCAACCAGAACATCACCCGCTACGAAGCGGCGCTGATCTTCTACCGCCTGCTCCAGACCGGCGCCCTGAGCAACGCCACCCTCAGCCAGAGTGACCTCGCCACCATCACGGCCGGGATGCAGGAGGTCGCCACCGAACTGGCCGCCATCAGCACCCGCGTGACGGACCTCGAGCGCCTCAACGCTGAGCAGCAGGCCCGCATCGCCGCGCTGGAAGAGCGCATCAATGCGCTGGGCACCGCCGGGACCGCTGGCGCCGACACGGCGGCCCTGACCGCCCGCATTGACGCGCTGGAAACGGCGATCCGCAACATCCCCGCCGGTCCCCAGGGTCCGGCTGGTCCGGCAGGCCCCGCTGGCCCTGCGGGCGCGGCGGCCAACACGGCGGCGCTCGAAGCCCGCATCGCGGCCCTGGAAGCCCGCGCGGCCACCACGACCACCACTCCTCCCACCACCGGCGGCACCACGACCATCGTGACGCCCCCCAGCACCGTCATCATCGGCGAGACGCCGAGCGGCACCACCAACGGCGTCACGCGCGGCGACCTGTACGCGGGCGTCTTCGTGGGCGCGAGCACGGCGGGCCAGACGCCCTGCTACGTCCCCAACGCGGAGGGCAATCCCGTCAACTACTGCGCCAGCTTCGGCGGCGTGGTGGGCACCACCTCGCTGATCGGTCCCTTCGGCGCCCGCGTCTCGGCCGACTACAAGCCCGGTCGCAACGCCATCTCGGCGGACGTGAACGCCACGGTCGGCCTGAACACGGGCACCAACATCCAGCCCTACGCGGGCGTGGGTCTGGGCCTGACGAGCAGCACCGCGCGTGGCAACACCAACACCAACGCGACCGACACCTACGTCAACGGAATCGTCGGCGTGGACTTCCAGGTAACCGATTCCATCGCCGCCTTTGTGGAAGGCAATGGCCGCTACTACCTGAGCAGCAACGGCACCGGCTCGGTGCAGAACAACAACGCGGCGACCGACCAGCGCGGCTTCGTGCCCGCCGTCCGCGCCGGTCTGAAGTTCTACTTCTGA
- a CDS encoding phosphohydrolase, giving the protein MGHGTGDSKFTLSVAGGHLQDVEGRHSEGTPDVPPPPPADVPADGRVVEFTTPRAKLIAEAHGAIHADLQAYPRALAAYEALRGDPEALAHWDMANYVTMRKLGYNDHGRVHSFITGAASMALTELLLEAGVRPDIMESGVGDADDVFLAVILGTMLHDIGNQIHRVGHEAHGVALALPILDRILGPIYPDPFKRTKVRSFILGAINCHDLNPVPLTLEGGITAVADGTDITKGRGRKAFALGSVDIHSISALAVDQVVIERGRDKPVLINVTMNNSGGIFQVEEVLAPKVIRTPMSRYVELRATTRAEGDEQILRRVRLDGDHFVMDLEGGEQVVTPVVDRRGQVAQAVAEVLDAGTRGP; this is encoded by the coding sequence CTGGGGCATGGCACGGGCGACTCCAAGTTCACCCTCAGCGTGGCGGGTGGGCACCTTCAGGACGTGGAGGGCCGCCACAGCGAGGGGACGCCGGACGTCCCGCCCCCCCCACCCGCCGACGTTCCGGCCGACGGGCGCGTCGTCGAGTTCACCACCCCCCGCGCCAAGCTGATCGCGGAGGCGCACGGGGCGATCCACGCCGACCTCCAGGCGTACCCCCGTGCCCTGGCCGCCTACGAGGCCCTGCGCGGCGACCCCGAGGCGCTGGCCCACTGGGACATGGCGAACTACGTCACCATGCGCAAGCTGGGCTACAACGACCACGGGCGGGTCCATTCCTTTATCACGGGCGCGGCCAGCATGGCCTTGACCGAGCTGCTGCTGGAAGCCGGGGTGCGCCCGGACATCATGGAGTCGGGCGTGGGTGACGCCGACGACGTGTTTCTGGCGGTGATTCTGGGCACCATGCTCCACGACATCGGCAACCAGATTCACCGGGTCGGCCACGAGGCGCACGGGGTCGCGCTCGCGCTGCCCATCCTCGACCGCATCCTGGGACCGATCTACCCCGACCCCTTCAAGCGGACCAAGGTGCGCTCCTTTATCCTGGGGGCCATCAACTGCCACGACCTCAACCCGGTGCCCTTGACGTTGGAGGGCGGCATCACGGCGGTCGCGGACGGCACCGACATCACCAAGGGGCGCGGGCGCAAGGCCTTTGCGCTGGGCAGCGTGGACATCCACTCCATCAGTGCGCTGGCGGTGGACCAGGTCGTGATCGAGCGCGGGCGCGACAAGCCGGTGCTCATCAACGTGACCATGAACAACTCCGGCGGCATCTTTCAGGTCGAGGAGGTGCTGGCGCCCAAGGTGATCCGCACCCCCATGAGCCGTTACGTGGAGCTGCGGGCGACCACCCGCGCGGAGGGCGACGAGCAGATTCTGCGCCGGGTACGGCTCGACGGCGACCACTTCGTGATGGACCTGGAGGGCGGTGAGCAGGTGGTCACCCCGGTGGTGGACCGCCGGGGACAGGTGGCGCAGGCGGTGGCCGAGGTGCTGGACGCGGGCACGCGGGGACCTTAA
- a CDS encoding enoyl-CoA hydratase-related protein, with translation MTMLDEIEFNHIQLDQHGPLAVLTVNRPKALNALNADTLAEISAALDAVVDVPEIGALIVTGGGDRAFVAGADISELAELEDVYQGRELALAGQDVMQTVANLPIPTIAAVNGFALGGGLELALACDVRVASPGAKLGLPEVSLGLIPGFGGTQRLARLVGAGPALDLMLTGRQMAAEEALRLGLVNYVADDPLQKAREVAEQMVRHAPIALSLVKEAVRRGLDTSLEAGLEIEADLFGMLVATKDFREGTSAFLAKRKPEFQGE, from the coding sequence ATGACGATGCTCGACGAGATTGAGTTCAACCATATCCAGCTCGACCAGCACGGCCCGCTCGCGGTGCTGACCGTCAACCGCCCGAAGGCGCTCAACGCGCTGAACGCCGATACCCTGGCCGAGATCAGCGCCGCCCTCGACGCGGTGGTGGACGTGCCCGAGATCGGCGCCCTGATCGTGACCGGGGGCGGCGACCGGGCGTTCGTGGCGGGGGCCGACATCAGCGAGCTGGCCGAACTGGAGGACGTGTACCAGGGCCGCGAACTGGCCCTCGCCGGGCAGGACGTGATGCAGACGGTGGCGAACCTGCCCATCCCGACCATCGCCGCCGTGAACGGCTTCGCGCTGGGCGGGGGGCTGGAACTCGCGCTGGCCTGCGACGTGCGGGTGGCCTCGCCGGGTGCGAAGTTGGGCCTGCCCGAAGTGTCGCTGGGCCTGATTCCCGGCTTCGGGGGCACCCAGCGCCTCGCCCGTCTTGTCGGGGCGGGTCCGGCCCTCGACCTGATGCTGACCGGGCGGCAGATGGCCGCGGAGGAGGCCCTGCGCCTGGGGCTGGTGAACTACGTCGCGGACGATCCCCTGCAAAAGGCCCGCGAGGTCGCCGAGCAGATGGTGCGGCACGCGCCCATCGCGCTCTCGCTCGTCAAGGAAGCGGTGCGCCGGGGGCTGGACACCTCGCTGGAGGCGGGGCTGGAGATCGAGGCCGACCTCTTCGGAATGCTGGTGGCGACCAAGGACTTCCGCGAGGGCACGTCCGCCTTCCTGGCCAAGCGCAAGCCGGAGTTCCAGGGTGAGTGA